One part of the Mariniblastus fucicola genome encodes these proteins:
- a CDS encoding helix-turn-helix transcriptional regulator has translation MNFFSVTSPLKLCQDAQGKALSGYLGFIEFYMNVPRSNFATSANYKTSEPFEWTERPGEKLISDTEWTAVKQYSRLSTREGQVCRLLFEGNKRDQIAETLGISPRTVRYHLESLHKKLHVNARVGLVLRMVQLRDFLVSKNSFASARPANQLVSPARFGGFQD, from the coding sequence ATGAATTTTTTTAGCGTTACATCGCCGCTCAAACTCTGCCAAGACGCCCAAGGGAAAGCGTTATCGGGTTACCTTGGCTTTATCGAGTTCTACATGAATGTTCCACGCAGCAATTTTGCCACATCCGCCAATTATAAAACCAGCGAACCTTTCGAATGGACCGAACGTCCGGGCGAAAAACTGATTAGCGACACCGAATGGACCGCTGTCAAACAGTATTCCCGGCTCTCGACCCGTGAAGGCCAGGTTTGCCGTTTGCTTTTTGAAGGCAACAAGCGAGACCAGATCGCAGAGACGCTGGGAATATCGCCGCGCACGGTCCGATACCACCTCGAGTCGCTTCATAAAAAGCTCCACGTGAATGCGCGAGTTGGGCTGGTGCTGAGAATGGTGCAGCTTCGCGATTTCCTTGTCAGCAAGAATTCGTTCGCGTCGGCTCGTCCCGCGAATCAACTGGTCAGTCCTGCTCGCTTTGGCGGATTCCAGGACTAA